The following are from one region of the Anaeropeptidivorans aminofermentans genome:
- a CDS encoding S41 family peptidase codes for MKNIKSKLNRKNIIFAIFVILIIKFVFGEILSLYKYYTAPSFIKEFSVEDALHDYDYMWKRLEENYPYFQVAERVLQLDINEIKLSYRNKIAEKSSISFDEFYDIIFNCSREFKEVGHFTVLPSGSYKMLKNSFESLSNAIDSEYHDFLYTKLIDDKTISAYDYLYKPELIHLLSKISIKPPNNIIIKEIDEETVYLQINSIWQDNVDNDAEILMNFFEENKLKKNIIIDMRKSGGGSDYYWSNNIVAPNIDKAISSNYKVLFKNTMQNREVLNMVGGDYVEGLDGLKELPEFDFHSFDENTIVRNSSFAVEPLYDKKILSGDIFVLIDDSTYSSEEGFAYFCKSTGFATLIGQPSDGDGPGINPFYDILPRSGLIFVYRISYTLNPDGSCNAEIGTKPDFYSHSGENVLDAAIRIISEN; via the coding sequence ATGAAAAATATTAAAAGTAAATTAAATCGCAAGAATATTATTTTTGCCATATTTGTTATACTCATTATAAAATTTGTTTTTGGTGAAATTCTATCGCTATATAAATATTATACAGCCCCGTCATTTATAAAGGAATTCAGTGTAGAGGATGCATTGCATGATTATGATTATATGTGGAAAAGGTTGGAAGAAAATTATCCATATTTTCAGGTTGCAGAGAGGGTTCTTCAACTTGATATAAATGAAATAAAATTAAGCTATAGAAACAAAATTGCTGAAAAGAGCAGTATTTCCTTTGATGAATTTTACGATATTATATTTAATTGTTCAAGAGAATTCAAAGAAGTAGGCCACTTTACAGTGCTGCCTTCTGGAAGCTATAAAATGCTTAAAAACTCATTTGAATCCCTAAGCAATGCTATCGACAGTGAATACCATGATTTTTTGTATACTAAGCTAATTGATGATAAGACCATAAGCGCTTATGATTATTTATACAAGCCTGAACTAATACATTTATTATCAAAAATTTCAATTAAGCCACCAAATAACATTATAATAAAAGAAATAGATGAAGAGACAGTTTACCTGCAAATTAATAGTATTTGGCAGGACAATGTTGATAATGACGCAGAAATTTTGATGAATTTTTTTGAAGAAAATAAATTAAAGAAAAATATAATAATTGACATGAGAAAGTCTGGGGGGGGTTCAGATTATTATTGGTCTAATAATATCGTAGCACCTAATATTGACAAAGCAATATCATCAAATTATAAAGTGCTATTTAAAAATACCATGCAAAATCGTGAGGTTTTGAATATGGTAGGAGGAGACTACGTAGAAGGGCTTGATGGGCTAAAGGAATTACCGGAATTCGACTTTCATTCATTTGATGAAAATACTATCGTTAGAAATAGCTCATTTGCAGTTGAGCCCCTATATGATAAAAAAATACTTAGTGGAGATATATTTGTTCTAATAGATGATTCAACATACTCTTCAGAGGAAGGATTTGCTTATTTTTGTAAAAGCACTGGTTTTGCAACATTGATAGGACAGCCTTCCGACGGAGACGGCCCCGGTATTAACCCCTTTTATGATATACTTCCAAGAAGCGGTTTGATTTTTGTCTATAGGATTTCTTATACATTAAACCCAGATGGGTCATGTAATGCAGAAATTGGAACAAAACCTGATTTTTATTCTCATTCTGGCGAGAATGTTTTAGATGCCGCTATAAGAATTATCTCAGAAAATTGA
- a CDS encoding integrase core domain-containing protein, producing the protein MNKDVQSFSKSGSPYDNAVAEAFFASMKKEELYRTIYKSERQFCESVDNYIHFYNSERPHSTLNYKTPDKFEHLYEEKKANII; encoded by the coding sequence ATGAACAAGGATGTCCAATCGTTCTCCAAGTCTGGAAGCCCTTACGACAATGCAGTTGCAGAAGCATTTTTCGCATCTATGAAAAAGGAAGAACTATATCGCACTATCTACAAGTCAGAACGACAATTCTGTGAAAGTGTCGATAACTACATCCATTTCTACAATTCAGAAAGACCCCACAGCACATTAAACTACAAGACCCCGGATAAGTTTGAACATCTGTATGAAGAGAAGAAAGCCAATATCATATAA
- a CDS encoding IS3 family transposase, translated as MKQRIEKLEQKIEVLQKVDCTVSSPLQDKLQELSKLYGQYSVHTLCDALCISRGTFYNHIFRRKEVTVYDKRREEMRKHIQFVFDESRQRFGANKIAAVLSERGIKTTPKYVAELMREMGIESIVINSKKEYKKHLQFAKKQNHL; from the coding sequence ATGAAACAGCGGATTGAAAAGCTGGAGCAAAAAATAGAGGTTTTGCAGAAAGTAGATTGCACTGTTTCCTCACCATTACAAGACAAGCTTCAAGAGCTTTCTAAATTATACGGTCAATACAGCGTACATACCCTGTGTGATGCACTCTGTATTTCCAGGGGTACCTTCTACAACCACATCTTCCGGAGAAAAGAAGTGACCGTTTATGATAAACGCCGCGAGGAGATGCGTAAACATATTCAGTTTGTGTTTGATGAAAGCCGGCAAAGATTTGGTGCCAACAAAATAGCTGCCGTTTTATCAGAGCGTGGTATCAAGACTACTCCCAAGTACGTTGCTGAGCTGATGCGAGAAATGGGAATAGAAAGCATTGTCATCAACTCTAAGAAGGAGTACAAAAAACACCTTCAGTTTGCTAAAAAGCAAAACCACCTATAG